The following is a genomic window from Strix aluco isolate bStrAlu1 chromosome 3, bStrAlu1.hap1, whole genome shotgun sequence.
AGCTATATATTCCTGCAGCTGCTTGCAATACCCAGTCCATCAACAAAAGTCTCTAAGGTAGaaatcagagaaaaatctttgccTAGATAGGCATTTCCAAACCGCGGATTAAACTACAGATCATCTCAGGGATGAGATACTTCATTAAAGGGCATAAGatactgcaaaaagaaattaTGGGCCTTATGAAACTGAACTgagaaacaataaacaaaaacattacaTTGCTAAATTTTGATTGTCAACAAGTAAAGGAATTTGTTTCCTCCTCTCATGAAGACATTAAATGTAttcaaaaataaggaaaaatccAAGAAGAGAACCTGCAGTAATTGCTGCTTCATTTAATATCTTACTACattgtttcttgattttttttttaagatacataaCACAGGATCACAAACATAACACAGGATCTAAAGGTTATGCTGCATTTCCTTCTAAAACTGTAcgcagaaaaacaaattaagggTCAGCAGCACCCAGACAGGCATActcttttccattttaaactAATAAAATGATTGACTAATTCTAATTAACACCTCTTTTGATGGATTAGAGGATTAGAACCTGACTGTCATTGCAGGCATATCAATTGTGTAAAGATAAAAGTAATAGAACATGATTCTGTCACTGAAATGATCAAACTGACTGAAAGAGATTGTTAATAGCATGGTGCTTGTTTTGGAAGTTAAAACTGTAGCCTTCATCTGAGAAGTAACTGTCAAAAATATGATTTAAGACTCTACACTAACTCTTCACTTGTCTGGAATTCTTCTACAACAGTAAAACATCTGAACTACAGCTCTTGAGCTGTGCACAATTCTCTATCAACTGCCATGCTgggactattttttttcttttatcggCAGTACCAAGGACTGCTGAGAAATAAACACAAGCTATGAGAGGAAAACAGTCTGAAGACTTAGGCTGACATCAACAAGACACTTACAAGGACTCAGCAGCCTATTTCACCCAAACACATTTGCTCCACAAGAACCTTAGTAAACTACTGCCACCTCTGGACCACGATGCTGAGTGTGCCACAATTTAAAGCAATCTTCTAGTAATGGTCATGTAACTTTTGAGGTACAATTTAAGAAGATAATCTTTCAACTGGCTTAACGAGTCCTAGAGCATCCTCACTTCCTTAATCATTCATGCCTTGCTAATTTAATTGCACCAATAAAACTGTCAGGCCAAGCAACGAACCAAGTAAGAGAAGCATGCATCCAAAGTCACCCAGTTTAGGTCACCAGCTCTACAAAAGATGCTCAACTGGGAGGAAGGTCTCATCcaaactgttttcaaaaagaaaagtttatgaATATATAGCTTCATTCCCCTCACAAGGATTTTGGTATACACATCATAAGGCCAAGAAGACTGGCAGTCCTCGATCTATTCAGGCTTCATGACTTCTGCATCTAAATCCAAGGAAGCCTGTCCTTCTGCTCTGCAAAACTACACTCGTTTTAACACTAAATCCCTCCACCCACCACATCCTGCACCTCGCCCACTTGTTGTGCCTAGACTAAGGCCTATCGTACCAATAGTGGTTTTTTCTCCCTGCCTACATAAGGCTCCCTAAATACCGCGCCCTGCAGCACCGCCGCCCCCTCCCGACCGGCAGCGCCGGGGGAGGCCGGACGCCGCCCGCTGGCTTCGCACCGGCCAAGAGCCTGGTGCAGGGCCCGGTCAGATGGCAAGTCCCCTTGCTGGCTGCTCGGCCCAGAGGACACCCACCCCGGCCACAAAGGGAGACTGGCGAAGCTCTTCACACACACGCCCTGAGGAGGGTCCCCTCCACCAGCGGTAGGGCAGGGGAGCGGGAGGACGGTAGCCCTCTGAGGAAACGGTGGGGAACAGCGCGGGAAGACCCCGTCCCAGCACCGATCGCCCCTCCTGGCGGGGACCGAGCTGCCGCGCGCGGCAACGCCCCGCTGCTGCCAGCCACCCCCGAGCAGGCAGGAGACCGGCCTGCGCCAGGGAGCCTCACGGTAAGGGGCACCGCACCGCACCCCGCGCCGGAGGGGGACGCGACCCGTCCTGCTCCTGCCCTTACCGCCGGCTCTCAGCGCTCTTTCGCTCTTACCCATCGAAGCGGAGATCGCACGGCGCCCAGCCGCCCTCCGAGCGAGAACACCCCGCTCCGCCCCGGAGCGCGGCACCGGCAGCCGATCGCAATTCAAGATGGCGgacgccgccccgccgcgcgccgCACTGGCCGGGGGGCGGGCCCCTCCGTTCCCAGCAGGCCCTGCGCGCACAGGCACCCTGCCCGGGCAAGGAAACGACCCTTCCCAGCAGGCCGTGGGTGGGGCGGGGAGTGCGGCGCGGCTGAGGGCGCCGGGCGATCGTTCCGTTTCCTGGGGCGGGCCGTGGCCGTGGTCGGCGCGATGCTGGTGTGCGATGTCTGCGGGCAGGCGCTGTCTTCGGAGACGGCGGTGCGGCGGCACCTGCGGCGCACGCACCTGGGCCGCCAGCCCCGCTGCCCGCTctgcggcgccgccgccgccccggacTGTGAGGAGCTCCGCCGGCACATCGAGGCGGCCCACCCGGAGCCGGGGCCGCCGGGCGCTCGCCGCCCCGAGCTCGCCGAGGGGCTGCCCGAGTGCCCGTTCTGTGGAGAGGCGGCGGGACGGGAGCTGGAGGCGCACGTCAGGGCGCGGCACGGGCACCTGTTGGGCGCCCCGGGCACAGGTGAgaggcagcggcggggggcgTCGCGCCCGGGCCCCGCGGGGGTTGGGACTGGCCGTGGTTGCCCGGGCGGGGAGCGGAGAGCCCCCCTGCGGCGCTTTGCCGGTGTGCCGGGGACCGACCGCCCGGCGGCGACGACACCACGTCGGGGGCGCTGCCTGCGCGGCCCTTCGCCTGTGTCCTCATCCCGGCGGGTGCAGCGGGAGAGCTCCGAGACCGGCCGTGGGTGCCGGCAAGGGGCAGCGCCTGAAGGCGGTAGGAAGAAGTCGCTTAGAAAGGGACAGTGGGTGAAGGCGGTGGGGGTGCCACTTGGAAAACCTGCTCCCGAGCAGCACTAGAACGCTAATGCAGATGAGCAGGCGAACCTGCAGTGTTTTGCACGCCCAGCATACACCATCCGTATCAATGAAAGTAAATTGTAAAGCTTTTGTGTGACAAGGAGGTGGTTTTTACCTGTTGGACGCTCGTGTGGTCGCAAAGGCTTGACTGCCTCTTGAAGGCTCATCTTTGATAGGATCATGTTGAGCGGTTGCAGTATGCATTAGGGAAAGGCAGTTTTCAGTTTGAAATAGAGATTTAGGAAAGATCCAGCACCAAAGTATCCTGAAGTACTAAAGGTTGGTTTGGAGATCACAAGGATATGTTTGGGGGAATAAAGTTGGAGTAAGGAAAACAGTTATTTATTCGacaactttgttttattttaagtgtgGTCAGAATTTTATTCTGACGAACTGTCCAAAGTTGCTGGTAGCTATTTCAGAAACTTAGTAATGGCATCTCTTGCTAGTGGGTAATTCTCTTAGAAGACTAACACTCTTGGTGTCACAAGCTTTTGTATACTGACAAGAAAAACTAGGGAGGATGAAGATGCAGAATGTGGCAGTATAATCAACCACATTGCATAGTCTGtgattaaaaatatgtttttcttaagaaaaaaaaccaacaaaccataAAACAGATCTTAGCATTGAATAATATCTTACTTCTGTGGGTATAAATAATGCAGAGCTTGAATAAATAACATACTTGCCTGCATGCcaatttcctattttaaaaacagttggattaagggtgttttggtttttttaatgtacataGTGTATTTCAGGAAACTATATGTTTGCAGTGTTAGGCAAAATGTTGCTGGTGAATTTAGGTTATTATACTATCAAGTTTCCCTCCAGCCAGTCATGAACTTTTAGCTTGGGCAAATGCTTTCCAGAAACAGCTAACACAGCATATTAATTCCTGTATTTTGTGAACCGGGGAAGGTGCAAGTAAAATCCAGGGACGcaaaagaagggcaatgaagatgGAGTCAAGCTCTTCTCTGTGGTTCCTAGTGGCAGGACAACAGGAAGTggacacaaattgaaatacagaaaatgccatttaaaCACAAGaacgcttttttttttactgtgagagtggtcaCATAAGTTATCTAGGGAACTTGTAGAGTGTCTATCCTTGGAGTTAGTTGAAAACTGACTGGAAAAAGCCCTTTGTAACTTAACCTGTTTGATTTGACCCTGCTTTtagggactagatgatctccagaagtcCTCTTGGACCTTACCTATTTTATTTGGTACTCTTCAATAATAATACTAAAACTGcagaaagaatatttatttgaGGAGATGCAGAAAGACCAACAAAGTAAGAATGACAGCACGTTTTACTTCGTCCTTTCTGCCCATCAACTGCTGTGTTACTGcattaatattaaattttttaagCAAGTGTTCTTTTGTTAGCAGGACGGATCTTTTGATTAACAGTTTGATATTTCAGACTACACATTTCTTAATACAAGTATTATCATAGCAAATTGTGATCTATATGGGGCAAAACTTGATTAATTGAAGGAAAATATGTCTTGTCAGATATTTAGATACAAATTCTTAAGTGGTTAAGAGAGTAACACCTGTTTAGAATTTGCTGCCTTTCACTGGGGAGTTTCAGTGGCAACACAAAATTCATTACTGAGTGTTTATTGTAGACTGGATATCAGTTTAGGGGGGTCATTCTCACAAAAACAAGGAATTGCATTAATCaagaaattgcatttctttttcagacacagaaaatagTGAACAGCTATATGAATGTCCAATGTGCAGTCTTACATGTACAAACATTCAGATTCTTGAAGAACACGTGGATTTGCACTTAGAGGAACATAGCTTTTCAGAAGGTACATGAAAGGATACAGGCTTGATAATACTTGAAAGCATTTCCAATTATTTGCACATTGCAGTATAGAATCTCAGACAAAATTTAAACTAAATGATTACTTATTTAAAAAGAGAACTGGACACATACATAATGAAGATAACATAGCTAATAGCAAGTCCTGTCACTTGCCCAAGTGCTCTACTTAATTAAATATGCTAAAAGAAATCTTTGTGCATGCTTGTTAAGTAAATGCACTGTATGTTAGCCAAAACTAACACTTGgagtgaaaaatgtttaaaagacagCCATATTATACTTTGTTTTCTAGCTCTATATGAGGTTTACATACATGGAATTTGAGTCATGCATTCCAGTGTGGTGAGCTGAAAATCTATAGCTTatgaaaacttcttttttccctatCCAGTTGTCTGATCCTAAATTTGTTTTTGTCACTTTGTTATGAGACTGCTGGCAATGATCCTAGAAGCTAATAAGTGTGTGGTATTCAAGAAACTGGGACTTCTCACTAACAATTAAGTGAAACATAGGAAACAAAAGCTGTTGTCTTAGTAGTAGAGGTACATGCATTATTTGCCAAGTAATTGCTTCTGTAACTGCACAAACTTTGTCCAAGTCAAGAGTCTGAGTCTTGGTAGACTGAATGCAGTCAGTCCTGTTTAGTGTTTGTTGCTAATAGCTCAAAATAGCTCCTAAAAGTAATTCCCAGTTGTGTTTGTGTATGTCTGCTTAGAAAAgactctttaaaaattaaataaatgatcCATCAAAGCATTGTTAACTTCCTGATCAAGTCTTCTCTCTTTGGAATGTTATCCCTGGGTAGGTGGAAACATAAGAGATCTAGAACTGGCTCAACGGCTCCAAACTGAAGAAGATAAACGGCAGAGatcagaggaggagaagagagaaagggaagaatttAAAAAGCTGCAGGTACAGTATTATTTATAAATGGTAAAATTTTGAACAGTTTTGCCATTAGAAGCTGGGTATCTTGGAACTGTAATGGCCTGGAACAGCTGTACCTGGTCAGACCTGTGCAGTCAGACAGGCTGCGTTGAGGTAGTGGTGCAGGAGTGGGTTGCAGGCAAATGCAAGCTCTCAGCAGCCCCCATCCTTGCACGGGTGCGGGGCATGCCTGCCTTGAGCTACTTGGCTTTACTGCTTTGAGTGGTGCTGGCTCAGGCTGAGGCGAGGGGCTCCCTGCACACGCCCTGCTGCTCTAACCGGGGGCCCGGCATGCCTGCTGCCTTGTACTGTGCTCCACCCAGCTCTGGTGCTCTGCCTTGCAGTGCAGCCTGGAGCGTATTCCCTGGCAGAGTACCTGAGGCCCTGAGCATCCTGGCTATCCTCTTCCTGGTTACCATCACCTGCTCCAGTGACCACTCCCCTGCTAGGGcctgcttccctctccctcccacctgaCAGCCTGAGAGTTCATTTCCCACTCTCACAACCTCCTGGCCATTGACTGCCTCTCTGCCAATGGCTCTCTACCCGAGAGGGAGCAGAGGGATGTGCCTGCTCTTCCAGGTATGGCTTTCCTAGTCCCATGTTCCTATTGAGGAGTGAAGCTTGGCCTTTGTCTGTAAAGTGTCATAAAGCTGAAGTTTTTATGTCTCACAATTCACTATTTTTCAAAGTTACTGATTGTGCATGCAGCTTCTCGAAATCACTAaatgtggattttaaaaaaatatgatttaagtAATGCACATTCCATCCCTAACAGAGACAATATGGCTTGGATAATTCTGGAGGCTACAAGCAGCAATTCCTAAAGAATATGGAAAGGGAGGTTGATAGAGGAAGGATGCAGCCTTTTGAATATcacaagagaaaagcagacaTGATGGAATGTTTGGCTTTTGGCATAGATGATGGGAAAACAAAGACCTCAggtaaaaatgttgaaattataTACAACTAAGACTGTACTTTTTAGACCTAGGTTGTAGTGACAAAACCTGTATTTAACAAAGTATATAATTGTATGTTTTATATTAGTTGCATCTTAATTCTAATCTGTATTTTCTAGATCAATCTATACCATTTTAGTCCTAAACTAGTAAGGAAATTAAAGCTTGGTATGTTTCTAGACTTCATTCTAAccagaagacttttttttgtcttttttcttctttttttctatggAACCTTGGAACCAAGTTGTCTGGTTAAAGGCCCAAATACAGTATCTATCAAAAGATGCAAATGTCTTATTACAAGTTGGTTGTCCTTGAGCATATGGTCGTTCACTACTTAGTACTCATTCATTCATAACCTAGTGTAACTGTTAAAATTTACAGTAGCTTTTTATCTTGTGTTTCAGTTAGTTGTAGTACTATGTAAGCTGGTCCAAGGTAAGCACAGTGTTCATCTGATTGCAAAGTTCATGAGAGAACAGGGAGGAGTAGGCATCTACTtgatacattttctttgaaatgttttataattGGTACAACAATACAGTGCCAATGCATTTCTGTGTCCCTTTTAAAAGCCTTCCTTGTCTTTACTTGCCAAGACCACAGTTCAAAGGTCTTTTAGCTTACTGCTAGTAGTTCTAGCTTACAAAATATCCATTTGGTTCT
Proteins encoded in this region:
- the ZUP1 gene encoding zinc finger-containing ubiquitin peptidase 1 isoform X2 → MLVCDVCGQALSSETAVRRHLRRTHLGRQPRCPLCGAAAAPDCEELRRHIEAAHPEPGPPGARRPELAEGLPECPFCGEAAGRELEAHVRARHGHLLGAPGTDTENSEQLYECPMCSLTCTNIQILEEHVDLHLEEHSFSEGGNIRDLELAQRLQTEEDKRQRSEEEKREREEFKKLQRQYGLDNSGGYKQQFLKNMEREVDRGRMQPFEYHKRKADMMECLAFGIDDGKTKTSGIIEALCKYYQNENKDVRRVWLSTGVDHFHSSLGDRGWGCGYRNFQMLLSSLLQNSLYNDCLRGVKSLTFTSQLALWVHTLDYLSGFCITILQIMKVVQRYCVLPNHLSTCNIKVSVTICLFLFSFFVCAAYSEQHFTFLLNLRTELHIQSCNSEQHFTFLLHLIEGMALFPVIFLVSKSSIKVCIFIVWKTSM